CTGTGAGGATTTTAGTCATAGCCATATTAGGAGTCGTATCATTATTGCTATTAAGTATGAGTCGGACCACTCTTGAAAAAAACATGGAGCGCTTATCAGTATTCTGGTTTAGATTAGCTTTTGCGTTCTTTATTCTTTTCTTAATGAACATAGCCGGTGGATTTATTGGCATCTACGTACCTGTTAACATTGCGTCCGGTATGATCTTAGCGATACTAGGAGTCCCTGGATTCGCGGCACTATGCGGTTTCGCCATTCTTTTTTAAAAGAATGGTGAAAAAGCTTGCATTCCCACAAACACGGTGGTATATTTATAAGCGTCGCATCAAGCAGTTGCCAAAACATCAAACTTAACTAGAAAAACTTTTTAAGAAAAAGTGTTGACAACAAAATGATGAGATGTTATTATTAGAAAGTTGCCTCTTACGAGAGACCGACAAAATGAACCTTGAAAACTGAACAGCAAAACGTTAACGAAATACAGTTTATGCATCTAACGATGACATAAACAAAATGAGTATCTTAATTGATGCCAGCAAATGAAACTCGAGCTAATCGAATTTCTCTTATGGAGAGTTTGATCCTGGCTCAGGACGAACGCTGGCGGCATGCCTAATACATGCAAGTCGAGCGAACTGTTGGAAGCTTGCTTCCAACAGTTAGCGGCGGACGGGTGAGTAACACGTGGGCAACCTACCCTTCAGATGGGGATAACTCCGGGAAACCGGGGCTAATACCGAATAATCCATCATCTCGCATGAGAGGATGTTGAAAGACGGCGTCTCGCTGTCACTGAAGGATGGGCCCGCGGCGCATTAGCTAGTTGGTGGGGTAACGGCTCACCAAGGCAACGATGCGTAGCCGACCTGAGAGGGTGATCGGCCACACTGGGACTGAGACACGGCCCAGACTCCTACGGGAGGCAGCAGTAGGGAATCTTCCACAATGGACGAAAGTCTGATGGAGCAATGCCGCGTGAGTGAAGAAGGTTTTCGGATCGTAAAGCTCTGTTGTAAGGGAAGAACAAGTACAGGAGTAACTGCCTGTACCTTGACGGTACCTTACCAGAAAGCCACGGCTAACTACGTGCCAGCAGCCGCGGTAATACGTAGGTGGCAAGCGTTGTCCGGAATTATTGGGCGTAAAGCGCGCGCAGGCGGTCCTTTAAGTCTGATGTGAAAGCCCACGGCTCAACCGTGGAGGGTCATTGGAAACTGGAGGACTTGAGTACAGAAGAGGAAAGCGGAATTCCACGTGTAGCGGTGAAATGCGTAGAGATGTGGAGGAACACCAGTGGCGAAGGCGGCTTTCTGGTCTGTAACTGACGCTGAGGCGCGAAAGCGTGGGGAGCAAACAGGATTAGATACCCTGGTAGTCCACGCCGTAAACGATGAGTGCTAAGTGTTAGGGGGTTTCCGCCCCTTAGTGCTGCAGCTAACGCATTAAGCACTCCGCCTGGGGAGTACGGCCGCAAGGCTGAAACTCAAAGGAATTGACGGGGACCCGCACAAGCGGTGGAGCATGTGGTTTAATTCGAAGCAACGCGAAGAACCTTACCAGGTCTTGACATCCCAGTGACCGTCATGGAGACATGATTTTCCCTTCGGGGACACTGGTGACAGGTGGTGCATGGTTGTCGTCAGCTCGTGTCGTGAGATGTTGGGTTAAGTCCCGCAACGAGCGCAACCCTTAATGTTAGTTGCCATCATTCAGTTGGGCACTCTAATGTGACTGCCGGTGACAAACCGGAGGAAGGTGGGGATGACGTCAAATCATCATGCCCCTTATGACCTGGGCTACACACGTGCTACAATGGACGATACAGAGGGCTGCAAACCCGCGAGGGGGAGCCAATCCCACAAAATCGTTCCCAGTTCGGATTGCAGGCTGCAACTCGCCTGCATGAAGCCGGAATCGCTAGTAATCGTGGATCAGCATGCCACGGTGAATACGTTCCCGGGTCTTGTACACACCGCCCGTCACACCACGAGAGTTTGTAACACCCGAAGTCGGTGGGGTAACCCTTAGGGGAGCTAGCCGCCGAAGGTGGGACAGATGATTGGGGTGAAGTCGTAACAAGGTAGCCGTATCGGAAGGTGCGGCTGGATCACCTCCTTTCTAAGGATTATGTTTTCTTGCCTGAAATATGGAAGAAACATTCGGAAGATAGATCTTCGATCTATCACGTTAACGTTTTGCGTTCAGTTTTGAAGGCTCATTGTATGAGTGTTCAAAACTTTTTTCTTGTTCATTGAAAACTGGATAAAACGACATTGAAAGTAATCAAGTAATCAACCGAGTCGCATATTTGCGATTCAAGCAATCTTTTTAACCTTCTGAATCCTATCGCTAGGATGAAGTTGGACCTTTTATAGGTTAAGTTAGAAAGGGCGCACGGCGGATGCCTTGGCACTAGGAGCCGATGAAGGACGGCACTAACACCGATATGCTTCGGGGAGCTGTAAGTGAGCTTTGATCCGAAGATTTCCGAATGGGGAAACCCACTGTCCATAATGGGACAGTACGTGTATGTGAATACATAGCATACTCGTGGCACACCCGGAGAACTGAAACATCTAAGTACCCGGAGGAAGAGAAAGAAACATCGATTCCCTTAGTAGCGGCGAGCGAAACGGGAAGAGCCCAAACCAAGAAGCTTGCTTCTTGGGGTTGTAGGACACTCTATACGGAGTTACAAAGGAATGTGGTAGATGAAGCGACCTGGAAAGGTCCGCCGAAGAGGGTAAAAGCCCCGTAATCGAAAGCACATTCTCTCCAGAGTGGATCCTGAGTACGGCGGAACACGTGAAATTCCGTCGGAATCCGGGAGGACCATCTCCCAAGGCTAAATACTCCCTAGTGACCGATAGTGAACCAGTACCGTGAGGGAAAGGTGAAAAGCACCCCGGAAGGGGAGTGAAATAGATCCTGAAACCGTGCGCTTACAAATTGTCAGAGCCCGTTAATGGGTGATGGCGTGCCTTTTGTAGAATGAACCGGCGAGTTACGATTCCATGCAAGGTTAAGCTGAGAAAGCGGAGCCGCAGCGAAAGCGAGTCTGAATAGGGCGAATGAGTATGGGGTCGTAGACCCGAAACCAGGTGATCTACCCATGTCCAGGGTGAAGGTCAGGTAACACTGACTGGAGGCCCGAACCCACGTATGTTGAAAAATGCGGGGATGAGGTGTGGGTAGCGGTGAAATTCCAATCGAACCTGGAGATAGCTGGTTCTCTCCGAAATAGCTTTAGGGCTAGCCTCAAACGAAAGAATCTCGGAGGTAGAGCACTGTTTGGACGAGGGGCCCATCCCGGGTTACCGAATTCAGACAAACTCCGAATGCCGATGATTTATGTTTGGGAGTCAGACAGTGGGTGATAAGATCCATTGTCGAGAGGGAAACAGCCCAGACCACCAGCTAAGGTCCCCAAGTATCTGTTAAGTGGAAAAGGATGTGGCGTTGCCCAGACAACCAGGATGTTGGCTTAGAAGCAGCCATCATTTAAAGAGTGCGTAATAGCTCACTGGTCGAGTGGCGCTGCGCCGAAAATGTACCGGGGCTAAACAGATCACCGAAGCTGTGGATTGACCTTAGGGTCAATGGTAGGAGAGCGTTCCAAGGGCGTTGAAGCTAGACCGGAAGGACTGGTGGAGCGCTTGGAAGTGAGAATGCCGGTATGAGTAGCGAAAGAAGGGTGAGAATCCCTTCCACCGAATGCCCAAGGTTTCCTGAGGAAGGCTCGTCCGCTCAGGGTTAGTCAGGACCTAAGTCGAGGCCGATAGGCGTAGACGATGGACAACAGGTTGATATTCCTGTACCACCTCCCCGCCGTTTGAGTAATGGGGGGACGCAGTAGGATAGGGTGAGCACACAGTTGGTTGTGTGTCTAAGCAGTGAGGTGGAGAACGAGGCAAATCCCGTTCTCATCTAACACCAGGCTGTGATGGCGAGGAGATTTAATCTCCAGAGTCCCTGATTTCACACTGCCAAGAAAAGCCTCTAGCGAGGCGGGAGGTGCCTGTACCGCAAACCGACACAGGTAGGCGAGGAGAGAATCCTAAGGTGATCGAGAGAACTCTCGTTAAGGAACTCGGCAAAATGACCCCGTAACTTCGGGAGAAGGGGTGCTCTGGTAGGGTGAATAGCCCGAGAGAGCCGCAGTGAATAGGCCCAGGCGACTGTTTAGCAAAAACACAGGTCTCTGCAAAATCGTAAGATGACGTATAGGGGCTGACGCCTGCCCGGTGCTGGAAGGTTAAGAGGAGGGGTTAGCGCAAGCGAAGCTCCGAATTGAAGCCCCAGTAAACGGCGGCCGTAACTATAACGGTCCTAAGGTAGCGAAATTCCTTGTCGGGTAAGTTCCGACCCGCACGAAAGGCGTAACGATCTGGGCACTGTCTCAACGAGAGACTCGGTGAAATTATAATATGCGTGAAGATGCGCATTACCCGCGACAGGACGGAAAGACCCCGTGGAGCTTTACTGTAGCCTGATATTGAATTCCGGTGCAGCCTGTACAGGATAGGTAGGAGCCTTGGATTCCGGAGCGCCAGCTTCGGAGGAGGCATTGGTGGGATACTACCCTGGCTGTATTGGACTTCTAACCCTTGCCCGTGATCCGGGCAGGAGACAGTGTCAGGTGGACAGTTTGACTGGGGCGGTCGCCTCCTAAAGAGTAACGGAGGCGCTCAAAGGTTTCCTCAGAATGGTTGGACATCATTCGCAGAGTGCAAAGGCATAAGGAAGCTTGACTGCGAGACCTACAAGTCGAGCAGGGTCGAAAGACGGACTTAGTGATCCGGTGGTTCCGCATGGAAGGGCCATCGCTCAACGGATAAAAGCTACCCCGGGGATAACAGGCTTATCTCCCCCAAGAGTCCACATCGACGGGGAGGTTTGGCACCTCGATGTCGGCTCGTCGCATCCTGGGGCTGTAGTCGGTCCCAAGGGTTGGGCTGTTCGCCCATTAAAGCGGCACGCGAGCTGGGTTCAGAACGTCGTGAGACAGTTCGGTCCCTATCCGTCGCGGGCGCAGGAAATTTGAGAAGAGCTGTCCTTAGTACGAGAGGACCGGGATGGACATACCGCTGGTGTACCAGTTGTCTTGCCAAAGGCATCGCTGGGTAGCTATGTATGGACGGGATAAATGCTGAAAGCATCTAAGCATGAAGCCCCCTTCAAGATGAGATTTCCCATTACGCAAGTAAGTAAGATCCCTCAAAGATGATGAGGTGGATAGGTCTGGGGTGTAAGTACGGCGACGTATGTAGCTGACAGATACTAATCGATCGAGGACTTAACCTATTATAAAAAGTAGTTACTTGAACTACACAATGTCCTTTATTCAGTTTTGAGTGAACAAGCTTTACTCAAAGAGTCTAGTAACGATGGCGAAGAGGTCACACCCGTTCCCATACCGAACACGGAAGTTAAGCTCTTCAGCGCCGATGGTAGTTGGGGGTTTCCCCCTGTGAGAGTAGGACGTTGCTAGGCACGCGAAGCCATTCCCTATGGGGAGTGGCTTTTTTGTGTTTTGTAATGGAAAAAGTTGAATGGAATATTGATGTATCCATACTTTACTCGCTCATAGATCTGGGTTATTCGCTCTATTTATTATATTAAACGCTCTATTGTGTTGCTTAACCGCTCATTGAGTTACGATCATCGCTCAATCACTTCGCGTATCCGCTCAATGAGCCTGGAAAATCGCTCTATGCCTCTGTATATCCGCTCAAAGGGTCACAGTAACCGCCCAATAAATCACGGCAAGTGCTCTATCACACGGTTTAACCGCTCAATCCCCTTACATACCCGCTCAATAAGTAACGCACAACCGCTCAATCCTCTCGTATATCTGCCCAGTGAGTCACGGCAAATGCTTAATCGTCCTCCACTGTCAACGGCCACCGCTCTATATCGCTCCATTTAAACGTTCAACAAACCCTGTCAACAACTGCTTCAAATCAGGCATCTAGCTCACCAGTATCCATAACTATCGCTGGCATACTTATGTAAGGTAGAACACACTAGACAACCGAGACAACAACAAAAGAATCCATGTTGAAAAACCCATGGATTAGATAGCAAAGATTCTTATTCAATTTGATTAAAGCGGGCTAACTAATCATACGGAGTAGTAAATATCTTCATCGCTTTCGTATCGTACAGCAATGGAAAGCCCATTGTTTGATTGGAATTTTAGTGCGGTAGTGTCTAGGTTACCCGTAAGTATAGAAAACGAATGTCGATCTTGTTGGGTGGGTAGAAGAGAATAGTGGATAATATCATGAATGAGGGAAGACATTTCTTCATACGACGTAAAAATATAATACTCATTAACCATATAAGCTGGCATATTGTTCATCTCCTTTTAACCTAACTTAAAGACTTAATTGACGGGAGAGTGAAAAGTGAATTTTATATTCGGCAACTAATGGAGTGCCAGCTTCGTTTAAAAGCTAGTATTATACTTTGTTTTACAATAAGTATATGTGTAAATAGAAAATCATTCTACCATTATTATATAGCAGAATGAAATAAAATACTATTGAGTATTGTCAATTTTTCGAAAAATGAGTAATATGATTATTTTCTTAAACTGAACATTGTTTGCATAAAGGCTAACAATGCATTTTTATCTTCCACGGATAATCTTACTCCATTAAAAGATACTTGTTCTTGCAATAGGATCTCAAGGCTATGTTCTCTAGTCGGTTTATTGCTTGTTGGAGAAGAAATAGCTCGATCTACTGTTTCATTAGGCAAGTAACCTGCTAATATTAGTAATTCATTTTTATCTGCTTCTAATGCTGCTGCTAGTGCGCAAATTGTTTCTCGGGAAGGGTTGTATCTACCTTTTTCTAATGAGGCAATGAAAGAGTAACTCAGGCCAGCGAGGTCTGCTAAGTAACGTAATGTCATCTGTCTTTGTTCGCGTAATTTTTTTAGGCGATTTCCAAATTCATTCAAATATATTACCACCTTATCTATTTACAGACTATTGTTAAAAAGTGTGTACTACTATCATAACCTGTATAGTAACAAATAAAAAGAAATACTGTATTAATGTTTATAGGTAAAAAGACTATACTTTTTAAATATACAGAAGTCAGTGAAATACACAATAGAAGTTTTGCCATTGAATTACAGACAAATTGGTTAGAACATACTCAAATTGTTTATCATACTCTTTCTATATCTCCATTCTACTTTATTAGTCAGGGAACTGCTATACTCCAAATCCCTCAACCTTAACATGTCTATATGCTACCTAGAATAGCTGATCAAAGAATTCCAGCATGAGTATCAATTTTAAATAAACCGAGTAGTCTTTCAATAAATGTGTTGACAAAAAGAACTAAACGCCATATTATGTGTTGTAAGACTAAACAAAGAGTTTTTTTAATTTAAATGTTTAGGAAAACAACACAACGCAATATTAATAATTAGAAGGGAGATGAGAAGTATTTTCTCTGTATAAAAAAGAGCAGTATTATATTTAACATTTACTTTTACAGCTATCAAGTACTACTAGTTTTATTGATTAGTTTGTACTCCTGTTTATTGTTGATGAACTTAAATAAACCGTACAAACGGTCTGAACTCCTTATTAACACTAGTCGTACTGAATGCTTAGTGTAATATTCGTAGTTTTTACAAATAGGCTTTTAAAAATGTGGCGACACAGAAAGTGCAGGTGTTGGGAATGCGTTATGAATATGGGATCTCTCATGGTTTTAGCCAATTAAAATTTATTTCTTTTTTGCTACTTCTAAGCTCTTTTTTATTGATGGGAGGGTGTTCACCATTATTTGGAGGTGGAAAAAGTGGTAGTTCAGGTGCTGTTGCACTAGCTAGTCAAAAGGTAGACCCCTATATAGGTGAAAAAAGTGAAGTACTTTCCTATGTATGGACAACTAGAAAAGAGTTATCACTTACGTTTAACGGAATGGCCGACCAAAAGACGATGGTGGCGCTCTTGGATGCTCTAGAGAAAAACAATATTCCAGCTACGTTCTTTCTACCAGGTATTCGAGTAGCGGAAGAACCTGAAATTGCCAAAATGATTTTAGAACGCGGCCACGAAATAGAAAACAACACATTAAACCAAATGAATCTTCAAAATACAAGTTACGAGCAGCTGTACAAAGAAGTAAAACTCAGTAATGAAGTAATCCGAAATGAAACGGGAGTAACACCCCGTTATGTCAGAACGAGATCAGGCGAATACAATGAAGATCTTCAAGCCATAACTGCACAGCTTGGTATGGATGCGGTTGTTCACTACACAATCAACCCACGTGAAGGGGATATGCAGGGAGCAAAGTCAATTGGTGAATATATTGAAAGATATATAACACGAGGCGCAATTATTTCCATGCATACAGATATTAACCCTGAGGTAGTAGATGCAATTCCATATATTGCGAAGGCTGTAGAAAACACTGGTTATCAATTAATCCCACTAAAGGAATTAATTGATAGAGGTACCGAGCGTAAGCCACTTGAACAAATTGCAGGCTATGATCAAATCAAAGTCAATCCAAACTATAAAGATATAAAGCCAAATATTTTCTACGATGCTCCTACTGAAGAAAAAGTGATTGCGCTGACATTTGACGACTGGGCAAGCGATTACACAGTTACAAAGATTCTCGATATTTTGAAGGAGGAGAAAGTACCCTCTACGTTCTTCTTGATTGGTAAAGGTGTTGAGAAAAATCCAAACTTAGCACGCGCTATTTATGAACAAGGCCATGAAGTTGCAAGTCATTCTTATGGCCATGAGATAGTAACAGAAATGACACCTGAAGAACTGCAAGAGGATTTGGTTAAAGCACATAAAATCATTACTGAAGCGATTCAAGCAAAACCCACTATGCTGTTCCGTCCTGCTACTGGTGAAATAGATGAAAATACAGCGAAAATTGCAATGGCAACAGGTTATAAAAGCATTGCATTATATGATGTCACCCCTTTTGATTGGGATACAGCAAATGATGCCGATGAAATTCTCAAACGTGTTGTCAACAAACGTGGAGATGGAAGTGTCATTGTACTTCACATCTTGGATGGCACGCAGACGATTGAAGCACTCCCAAAAGTTATCCATACATTACGCGATCAAGGCTATACATTTAAACATATGACAGAATTAATGCGAATGAAGAATAACTAAAAATGGAGATGGTATGGATGGTGAATTCATTATACGAGCGAATCATGTATAGACAAGAAAAGATTGCAGTGGTTGGTTTAGGTTACGTCGGACTGCCAGTAGCTATTGCATTTTCTGAAGTGGCTGATGTAATTGGTTTCGATGTAAGTGAAAAAAAGATTGACCAGTTAGTTGCTGGAATTGACGTGACAGGTGATGTTGGAGATGAACGAATTCGAGATGCTAATATGCTATTCACCTCCAATGAAAAAGATTTACAAGACGCCAAGTTTTTCGTTGTTGCAGTTCCAACACCCATTCAATCAGGAAACTTGCCCGACTTGAAAGCTCTTCAGTTGGCTAGCCAATTGGTAGGGCGAAACATGAAGAAAGGGTCAGTCGTAGTCTATGAGTCAACTGTCTATCCTGGCGTGACAGAGGAAGTGTGCATACTTGAACTAGAAGGCGCATCCGGCCTGAAATTCGGTACGGACTTTACAGTAGGCTATTCACCAGAGCGCATTAATCCGGGTGATCAAGTCCATCGTTTAGAAAATATTATTAAAATTGTCTCTGGCAGTGATGAGGAAACACTAGATACTGTGGCAAGTGTCTATGAAATGATTATTGACGTTGGAGTATATCGAGCAGAATGCATCAAAGTGGCAGAGGCAGCGAAAGTTATTGAAAATGCCCAACGGGATATTAACATTGCTTTTATGAATGAACTCTCCATGTTGTTCAATCAAATGAAAATTGATACGCAGGCGGTATTGCGTGCAGCAAAAACGAAGTGGAACTTCCTACCGTTTTCTCCGGGGTTAGTAGGCGGTCACTGCATAGGAATCGATCCTTACTATTTAACATATAAAGCAGAGGACTGCGGATACCGATCTAAAATTCTCCTTGCAGGGCGCCATATCAATGATTCCATGGCAGCCTATATTTCCCAGCAAATTCTTAAGATTCTCGCGCAGCAGAAAGTGAATATGAATACTATCAAAATAGGTGTACTCGGCCTTACATTTAAAGAAGATTGTCCTGACTTCCGTAACACAAAAGTACTCGATATTATCAAAGAATTAAAAGAGTATGGAATCGAACCAATTGTCGCAGACCCGTTAGCAGACCCCCAAGCGGTCAAAGAAGAATGTGATATCACACTCGCCTCTATTGATAATTTCAAAGAACTGCACGCAGTGATTGTTGCAGTACCTCACGAGGCATACAGAGGACTAACGCTAGAAGACTTTCAGAACATGTTTGAGACGGAAACTACTCAATTACTAATTGACGTTAAGGGGATTTACAATAAAAAAGAATTTGAAGACCAGCATATCCGATATTGGAGTTTATAAGAAAGGTGTGGAATTACGGTGAAAGAAAAATCAGAAGCCAAAAAGATAATCAGACACACTAGTGAATCGACACTTCTTCCGAACGTTCCAATATTGCGAAGAGATGAAGAGGGCAACGAGGTTGAAACAAATCGCTTGTTAAAAGACTCCTACTCATGTGACCTTAACGTAATAGTGAGAATGAAAAGATTTAGTGCCAAGATGAAAACAAAAGCTATCGAAATATCCAAGACGGAGCTAATCGTAGACTTCGATTCTTCCATGAATTCACTGAAGTCTGGAGATGTTGTATACTTGCGCTTCAAAATTCCACAAGGGACGATGGCGGAAGGGTACGAGTCGACGGTGAGAATCCGAGGAACGGTCAGTTGGCAGGAAGTAAAGATGCCGACTGGTGAAATAACTTGGAAAATGGTCTTTAAATTTGTCGAGTCATTGGATTCCTACTTCCAACGAACAAAATGGAGATTTATTACGACTTTTACGCTTGCCAGTCTGCTGCTTGTCGCGTTCTTTATTGTATTGATGCGTATTGAGAGTTTAGTATACTTCAAATTCAATAAATTTATTTATTTTTATAGTTTAATTGCAGCTACATTTTTGCTAACGCGGTATATATTTGGTGCCTTTTATAGGAACGTACCGATCAATTCACATTATCGTCCTGGTGTTTCTATTATCATTCCAGTCTTTAATGAAGAAGAGTGGATTCATAAAACGATTTACAGCTGTCTGAATCAAAACTATCCAATTGACAAACTGGAAGTAATTGTCGTGGATGATCAGTCGACAGATCGTACAGTAGAAAATGTTTGGAAGGCTGTAGAAAAGCTAGAGCAGGAAGATGAAGTTTACAAAATTAACGAACGATTACAAGTATATGTAATGTCGCAAAATGGAGGAAAACGTGAAGCTTTGGTGGACGGTGTTGCATTAGCTACACATGATCTTGTTGTATTCGTTGATTCAGATAGCTTCCTCGAGCCCAATGCTATTTTGAACTTAGTTCAGCCATTCCAGGATCCTAAAATGGGTGGAGTGGCAGGAAGAACAGATGTTGAAAATAAATATACAAACAGTATTACTAAATTACAAGTCGTACGTTATTACATTGCTTTTCGAGTCATGAAAGCAGCCGAATCATATTTTGATTGTGTCACTTGTTTATCGGGTCCATTGTCTTGCTATAGAAAGTCTTTAATTCTCGAGAATCAGGATGATTGGCTTAATCAAACTTTCTTAGGGCAACCGGCAACATTTGGCGATGATCGTAGTATGACCAATTTCATTTTACAAACACACCGCACGGCATATCAAGATAATGCAATCTGTTCAACAGTGGTGCCGGATAATTTTGGTGTGTTTTTAAAACAGCAAATGCGCTGGAAACGCTCTTGGTTACGCGAATCACTACGAGCAGGAACATTTATTTGGAGGAAAGAAGTATTCATGGCTCTGTTCTTTTACGTAGGTCTGATTGTCCCAATCGCGGCACCCGTTGTCGTACTGTATAACTTAGTCTATGTGCCGTTGTTTCACGGTGTAATCCCAACCACCTTCTTGATGGGCTTATTCTTGATGGCCTTCATGATGAGTACCGCCTACTTGTTCTTTAAGAAAAGCAGTCTTTGGATCTTCGGATTTTTCTTTGTTTTGATGTATGAGGCTGTTCTGTTATGGCAGATGCCTATTGCATGGGTGACATTCTGGAAATCTACTTGGGGAACACGCGATACACCACAAGATATCGAAGCGCGTGAGAAGAAGTTGGGGAAGAAGCTGAAAAAAGATCCTCTAACTATCAAATCATAACTATATGAATTTGTAGACAAGGAGAATGACAAATGAAACAAAAAAGTGATGAAATATTAGATTACGAAAAGAAGAATCGGCGGAAAGTCAGACGATCAATTTTTCAAATAGGTATTTTATTAGTCATTGGTTTCCTTGTGTTCCAAACGTTTGTCGAAATGAATCGTTATGATGCATCGGATACTAAAGACTGGAAGAACACGAGAGGTTTTATTGCTCTTTCATATCCAGGTGTTTCAAGGGATGGGTCAGATTCTTTGTTTGCTAAGAAACAAATGCAACGACAGCTAGAGGCGTTGACGAACCAAGGGTACGAGACAATTTCTCAACAAGATATTCTAAACTTTTACAATAATAAGAAGCCGTTGCCTGAAAAAGCATTATTCCTCGCTTTCGAAGATGGACGTACGGATACGAGCGTATTTGTCAATCCACTGTTAAAGAAGTATAACTACAAAGCGACATTGCTCTCTTTTGCCAACAAATTAGACGAGAACGATAAGCGTTTTCTTCAGCCCTCACATCTAAAACAGATGCAAAAAAGCGGTTTCTGGGAATTAGGTAGCAATGGAAACCGTTTAACGTATATCAATATCTTCAATAAAGAAGGTACCTTCTTGAATATTCGTGATGATGACGAAGTACTGAATAAAGACGAAATCAATTCGTACAACCACTTTTTGATGGACTTCATCCGTGATCAGAACTTGATTCCGAGTGAGAATCGAGTGGAGATGGAAAAGCGGATTACAAATGACTATGAAGATATGCGCAATGTGTATCAAAAACAATTGGGTACTGTGCCCGGTGTCTACATGATTATGCATGCAAATGGTTTATATAATACAGCAAATAAATTGGTTACTGATGTCAATGACAAAGAGATTAGAAAAACATTTGATATGCACTTCAATCAAGAAGGGGATGCATATAACACAAAAGATAAAGAATTATATAACCTAACCCGCGTCCAGCCCAAGACTTCCTGGTCAACAAATCATTTACTCATGAAAATTTCACATGATACAAATCAGAAGATAGATTTTATAAATGGTGACGAAAAACAAGCTAAACAGTGGAAGACGATTGAAAGCGCGGCGGAGTTTCATGATAATACAATCACTCTGACGTCAAAAGCAAGAATGTATGGAAAACTGGTTCTGAAAGAGAGTACGAACAAGGATATACAGTTCACAGGAAAAGTGGGCGGTACTGCTGAAGGTCAACAATCTGTTTACTTAAGACGTAGTGATAATGGTGATTCATATGTAAAAGTTGCATTTGAAAACGACCATCTAGTAATAGAAGAAAAAGTGGCAGGACAGTTGAAAGAAATACTTGAAACAAAACAAATATCCAAAGCTACAATACAGCAAACAACCGATCAAGATAAAACTGACTCAGAAAAAGAAGAAAAAGCACACCAACAAAAGATATTTAATGAAAAAAACTTAAAAATTGAACTTCAAGATAATAAATTAACCATCTGGCTGAATGACGAAAAGGTTATCGATAAGCTAATTGTCAACCGAGACATTCAGGTTGGAAAGCTAGCACTAGGTTCTACATGGATACCAGGAGAATTCCATGATCCAATTCATGACGCACAGTTTAGTGATGTGACAATTTCTTCT
This window of the Sporosarcina ureae genome carries:
- a CDS encoding polysaccharide deacetylase family protein, giving the protein MKQKSDEILDYEKKNRRKVRRSIFQIGILLVIGFLVFQTFVEMNRYDASDTKDWKNTRGFIALSYPGVSRDGSDSLFAKKQMQRQLEALTNQGYETISQQDILNFYNNKKPLPEKALFLAFEDGRTDTSVFVNPLLKKYNYKATLLSFANKLDENDKRFLQPSHLKQMQKSGFWELGSNGNRLTYINIFNKEGTFLNIRDDDEVLNKDEINSYNHFLMDFIRDQNLIPSENRVEMEKRITNDYEDMRNVYQKQLGTVPGVYMIMHANGLYNTANKLVTDVNDKEIRKTFDMHFNQEGDAYNTKDKELYNLTRVQPKTSWSTNHLLMKISHDTNQKIDFINGDEKQAKQWKTIESAAEFHDNTITLTSKARMYGKLVLKESTNKDIQFTGKVGGTAEGQQSVYLRRSDNGDSYVKVAFENDHLVIEEKVAGQLKEILETKQISKATIQQTTDQDKTDSEKEEKAHQQKIFNEKNLKIELQDNKLTIWLNDEKVIDKLIVNRDIQVGKLALGSTWIPGEFHDPIHDAQFSDVTISSLTKSDVEQTTLFTNKIQKPQQLMYTFVGSIKSAMNWVVDNF